A section of the Paenibacillus yonginensis genome encodes:
- a CDS encoding carbamoyl phosphate synthase small subunit, with protein MQARLLLEDGTLFTGTSFGADVEKTGEVVFNTGITGYQEVLSDPSYCGQIVTMTYPLIGNYGITRDDFESVAPSIHGFVVRRHEPVPSNWRAQYSIEDLLKEYGIPAISGIDTRMLTRIIRQYGTMKGVLTTTNKSIEELQEMIAHTTIHELRDQVAKTSTQRIYNVPGSGERIVLVDFGAKSGIVRELTKRGCDVVVVPHNTTADEIRKLHPDGIQLSNGPGDPKDVPYAAKMVSELLGEYPIFGICLGHQLFALACGADTESLKFGHRGGNHPVKELESGRCYITSQNHGYTVTEASIAGTDLEVTHINNNDKTIEGLKHTQYPAFSVQYHPEAAPGPYDNSYLFDRFLEMIREHKRLNPKKPRQAELMAAAKGAL; from the coding sequence GTGCAGGCAAGATTATTGTTGGAAGACGGCACATTGTTTACCGGCACGTCTTTTGGTGCAGATGTGGAGAAGACTGGCGAGGTTGTTTTTAATACAGGGATTACAGGCTATCAGGAAGTGCTGTCCGATCCATCCTACTGCGGGCAAATCGTGACCATGACCTACCCGCTGATCGGCAACTACGGCATTACCCGTGATGACTTTGAGTCGGTGGCTCCTTCCATCCACGGTTTCGTTGTACGCCGTCATGAACCGGTGCCTAGCAACTGGCGCGCCCAGTACAGCATCGAAGATTTACTGAAGGAATACGGCATCCCTGCCATCAGCGGCATTGATACCCGGATGCTGACCCGGATCATCCGCCAGTACGGCACGATGAAAGGTGTCTTGACTACAACCAATAAATCGATCGAAGAGCTGCAGGAGATGATCGCCCACACCACCATCCACGAACTGCGTGATCAGGTGGCCAAAACTTCGACGCAGCGCATCTATAATGTGCCGGGTTCCGGGGAGCGCATCGTCCTGGTAGACTTTGGGGCGAAAAGCGGCATCGTACGCGAACTGACCAAACGCGGCTGTGATGTAGTGGTCGTGCCTCATAACACAACCGCGGATGAAATCCGCAAGCTGCACCCGGACGGCATTCAGCTGTCCAATGGCCCTGGCGACCCGAAAGACGTGCCTTATGCGGCAAAAATGGTCTCCGAGCTGCTCGGCGAATATCCGATCTTCGGCATCTGCCTTGGGCACCAGCTGTTCGCACTCGCCTGCGGCGCGGATACGGAGAGCCTGAAGTTCGGCCACCGCGGCGGCAACCATCCGGTGAAGGAGCTCGAATCCGGCCGCTGCTACATTACTTCGCAGAACCACGGCTACACGGTGACCGAAGCTTCGATTGCCGGAACGGATCTCGAAGTGACGCATATCAACAATAACGACAAAACGATTGAAGGCCTTAAACATACCCAATATCCGGCGTTCTCCGTGCAGTACCATCCGGAAGCGGCTCCAGGCCCGTACGATAACAGCTATCTGTTCGACCGCTTCCTGGAGATGATCCGCGAGCATAAACGTCTGAATCCAAAGAAACCACGTCAAGCCGAACTGATGGCCGCTGCGAAAGGAGCTCTGTAA
- a CDS encoding ABC transporter ATP-binding protein: MKHLFRKRPGGGEEKALRPAAKGDLQGQEGNLTERQQPQEMEGLAEIREEHKRETGGENELLREDEGVNVSEDEQAGHSHSSADDVRSETGRAVLMKVAGVQRSFPVGGSTLQVLKGIDMEVPERQLVMLKGRSGSGKTTLLNMLGGLDQPTAGEIWFLDQPLHGWNDAKRTELRRKQIGFIFQAYALLPLLSARENVELSLRMAGVPSAEWKSRVAYCLELVGLGKRMDHRPGELSGGEQQRVAIAKAIAHRPRLLLADEPTANLDSQMGAQVMAVFRSIIETEGMTICMTTHDPTILEVADHVYEMVDGRFV, encoded by the coding sequence ATGAAACATTTGTTTCGGAAACGACCCGGCGGCGGCGAAGAGAAAGCTTTGCGACCGGCTGCCAAAGGGGACTTACAAGGACAAGAAGGGAATTTGACGGAGCGGCAGCAGCCGCAGGAAATGGAGGGATTGGCGGAGATTCGGGAAGAGCATAAGCGAGAGACAGGCGGAGAGAACGAGCTGCTTCGGGAGGATGAAGGAGTGAACGTCTCCGAAGATGAACAGGCTGGGCATTCACATTCATCGGCGGACGATGTCCGCAGCGAAACGGGACGTGCTGTCCTTATGAAAGTAGCAGGGGTGCAAAGATCGTTCCCGGTCGGAGGTTCTACGCTCCAGGTGCTGAAGGGCATAGACATGGAGGTGCCGGAACGGCAGCTGGTGATGCTGAAGGGACGTTCAGGCTCGGGGAAAACGACGCTGCTGAACATGCTGGGCGGACTGGATCAGCCTACAGCCGGCGAAATCTGGTTTCTGGATCAGCCTCTGCACGGATGGAATGACGCAAAACGGACCGAGCTGCGGCGCAAGCAAATCGGCTTCATTTTTCAGGCCTATGCTTTGCTGCCGCTGCTCTCCGCACGGGAAAATGTCGAGCTGTCCCTGCGGATGGCCGGGGTGCCTTCGGCAGAATGGAAAAGCAGGGTGGCTTATTGCCTGGAGCTGGTCGGGTTGGGCAAACGAATGGACCACAGACCCGGCGAATTGTCCGGAGGCGAGCAGCAGCGGGTAGCGATTGCGAAGGCGATTGCACACCGTCCCCGCCTGCTGCTGGCGGATGAGCCGACGGCCAATCTGGACTCGCAAATGGGCGCTCAGGTGATGGCGGTATTCCGCAGCATCATCGAAACCGAAGGCATGACGATTTGCATGACGACACACGATCCTACGATTTTGGAGGTAGCGGACCATGTTTACGAGATGGTGGACGGAAGATTCGTATAG
- a CDS encoding efflux RND transporter periplasmic adaptor subunit encodes MFTRWWTEDSYRRERIKRLKRRTATVMALALVLAATAGCSLLPKEEEEEVLPVITPPTISKKPEYTVRSETLETAVSAVGSLKSRREEPVYFTSEGLHIKEINIKPGDKVAAGAVIASLDVEDLQKQLRKKKLEFRKQEVAMKETLRKRDEMDPIEFEEASIVFEEARTELSDLEAEIAKGVLTAPFSGTVLSVSAAKGDTVKAYEPVAVIADTSDLVVAASFAKEDLEKVAVGMKASVDINAAGVFEGKVKVMPSADSDTSGSNGNGGGGAPGGNGTTPVKDSLDKYLIVQLDKMPSGLNRGTPLSVKIVTERKENAILIPISALRSIGSRTYVQVVEEDGSKREVDVEVGKQTSTDVEILKGLEPGQKVVGR; translated from the coding sequence ATGTTTACGAGATGGTGGACGGAAGATTCGTATAGGAGGGAGAGGATCAAACGGCTTAAGCGGCGAACAGCGACTGTAATGGCATTGGCTCTGGTGCTTGCGGCCACGGCGGGCTGCAGCCTGCTTCCCAAGGAAGAGGAGGAAGAGGTCCTGCCGGTCATTACGCCGCCGACCATTTCCAAGAAACCGGAATATACGGTGCGGAGCGAAACGCTGGAAACTGCGGTTAGTGCAGTGGGAAGTTTAAAAAGCCGGCGCGAGGAACCGGTCTATTTTACGTCGGAAGGCTTACATATTAAAGAGATCAACATCAAGCCCGGGGACAAGGTGGCGGCCGGAGCTGTGATCGCTTCTCTTGATGTTGAAGACCTGCAGAAGCAGCTCCGGAAGAAAAAGCTGGAGTTCCGCAAGCAGGAGGTCGCGATGAAAGAAACGCTGCGGAAAAGGGACGAGATGGACCCGATCGAATTTGAGGAGGCGTCCATCGTGTTCGAGGAGGCCCGGACGGAATTAAGCGATCTGGAGGCGGAGATTGCCAAGGGTGTGCTTACGGCCCCATTTTCGGGGACTGTGCTTTCGGTCAGTGCGGCTAAGGGAGATACGGTGAAGGCCTACGAGCCGGTTGCGGTGATCGCGGATACGTCCGACCTGGTCGTGGCGGCTTCTTTCGCCAAAGAAGATCTGGAGAAGGTCGCAGTGGGCATGAAAGCATCCGTCGACATTAATGCGGCCGGTGTGTTTGAGGGGAAGGTCAAGGTGATGCCTTCAGCGGATAGCGATACCAGCGGTTCAAACGGGAATGGCGGGGGGGGTGCTCCTGGCGGGAACGGCACTACGCCGGTCAAGGACTCCCTGGACAAGTATTTGATCGTGCAGCTTGACAAGATGCCGTCAGGACTCAACCGGGGTACGCCTTTAAGCGTCAAAATCGTGACCGAACGCAAGGAGAATGCAATCCTGATTCCTATCTCGGCGCTGCGCTCCATCGGTTCCCGGACTTATGTACAGGTCGTTGAGGAAGACGGCAGCAAACGGGAAGTCGATGTAGAGGTTGGCAAACAGACCTCGACGGACGTGGAAATTCTAAAGGGGCTTGAGCCCGGGCAGAAAGTAGTGGGCCGCTGA
- a CDS encoding M20 metallopeptidase family protein — MYETLAARLAEQEQQLIEWRRYLHQHPELSFQEKHTALFIAEQLRSFGIEIRTGVGGNGIVGVIRGGSPGPRIAFRADFDALPIQDEKEVPYKSTVPGVMHACGHDGHTSILLGVARTLQEHREQLKGEVVLIFQHAEEKPPGGAIAMIEDGCLEGVDAVYGIHLASELPLGTFGVKAGPSMAAVDAFTLRIHGKGGHGARPHQTIDALVVASQIVGALQHIVSRRVNPVDSAVVTVGQFISGTAFNVIADKAELQGTVRTFNPEVRTQVEQELRRIVNGLCEASGARAEIDYLNGYPPLVNPAAETERMRGLIARRFGRETLVELEAAMGAEDFAYYLEHKPGNFIKVGSSTDDVGTQYPHHHPMFDFDERAMLQAAKLFIAIAEDYLG; from the coding sequence ATGTACGAAACATTGGCGGCACGGCTTGCCGAGCAGGAGCAGCAGCTGATTGAATGGCGGAGATATTTGCATCAGCATCCGGAGCTTTCTTTTCAGGAGAAACATACAGCCTTGTTTATCGCGGAGCAGCTCCGTTCGTTTGGCATAGAAATTCGTACGGGCGTAGGAGGCAACGGCATTGTCGGCGTAATCCGCGGGGGGAGTCCGGGGCCGCGTATCGCTTTTCGCGCTGATTTTGACGCGCTGCCGATCCAGGATGAGAAGGAGGTTCCCTATAAATCGACCGTTCCCGGCGTGATGCACGCCTGCGGTCATGATGGGCACACTTCGATTCTGCTTGGGGTTGCCCGGACACTGCAGGAACATCGCGAGCAGCTGAAAGGGGAAGTAGTGCTGATCTTCCAGCACGCGGAAGAGAAACCGCCGGGCGGGGCGATCGCCATGATTGAAGACGGCTGCCTGGAAGGAGTGGACGCCGTCTACGGCATTCATTTGGCTTCTGAGCTGCCGCTGGGTACCTTTGGGGTGAAGGCCGGCCCTTCGATGGCCGCGGTGGATGCTTTTACCCTTAGGATCCATGGCAAAGGCGGACATGGCGCGAGACCGCATCAGACAATCGATGCCCTGGTTGTTGCTTCGCAAATCGTCGGAGCGCTTCAGCACATCGTCAGCCGCCGGGTGAACCCCGTCGACTCTGCCGTTGTAACGGTAGGTCAATTCATTTCCGGAACGGCCTTTAACGTCATCGCGGATAAAGCCGAGCTGCAGGGAACGGTCCGCACCTTCAATCCGGAGGTTAGAACGCAAGTGGAGCAGGAGCTCCGCAGGATCGTTAACGGTTTGTGCGAAGCATCCGGCGCCCGGGCCGAAATCGATTATTTGAACGGTTATCCTCCGCTGGTGAACCCGGCTGCAGAAACCGAGAGGATGAGAGGGCTGATCGCCCGGCGCTTCGGCCGCGAAACGCTGGTCGAGCTTGAGGCGGCCATGGGGGCCGAGGACTTTGCGTATTATCTGGAGCATAAACCGGGGAACTTCATCAAGGTCGGATCAAGTACCGATGACGTGGGAACGCAGTACCCGCATCATCACCCCATGTTTGATTTTGACGAGCGCGCTATGCTGCAGGCGGCGAAACTTTTTATAGCGATCGCTGAGGATTATTTAGGTTAA
- the pyrE gene encoding orotate phosphoribosyltransferase — translation MPNLDQIAGQIAGSLLDIGAVALRPHQPFTWTSGIKSPIYCDNRLTMSYPEVRDLIAESFAAIIRKQYSDAEVIAGTATAGIPHAAFVSQKLGLPMAYIRDKAKGHGKENMIEGLIKPGQKVIVIEDLISTGGSSLKAALAVKEAGAVPLAVLAIFSYQLEKATTAFAEADISLQTLSNYTALTEKAVELGSIKQEDLELLKAWREDPASFGK, via the coding sequence ATGCCTAATCTGGATCAAATAGCAGGACAAATCGCCGGCTCGCTGCTGGATATCGGAGCGGTAGCTTTGCGCCCGCATCAGCCTTTCACCTGGACCTCAGGCATTAAATCTCCGATTTATTGCGATAACCGCTTAACGATGTCTTATCCGGAGGTCCGCGACTTGATCGCGGAATCTTTTGCCGCCATCATCCGTAAGCAGTATTCGGATGCCGAGGTGATTGCCGGAACGGCGACAGCTGGCATTCCGCATGCCGCCTTTGTATCGCAGAAGCTGGGCCTGCCGATGGCGTACATCCGCGATAAAGCCAAAGGCCACGGCAAAGAAAATATGATTGAAGGCCTGATCAAGCCAGGGCAGAAGGTCATTGTGATCGAGGATCTGATTTCCACGGGCGGAAGCTCGCTGAAAGCGGCTTTGGCTGTAAAAGAGGCGGGAGCAGTACCTTTGGCCGTGCTGGCGATTTTCAGCTATCAGCTGGAGAAAGCGACAACGGCATTTGCCGAAGCGGATATTTCGCTGCAAACCTTGTCCAACTACACAGCTTTGACAGAGAAAGCCGTGGAACTGGGCAGCATCAAACAAGAGGACCTGGAGCTGCTGAAAGCATGGCGCGAAGACCCGGCTTCCTTTGGAAAATAA
- the pyrF gene encoding orotidine-5'-phosphate decarboxylase, with protein sequence MSLDGKAANRLMVALDFKTAGDARTLIQRLEGIPCYMKVGMQLYYAAGPEFVRELKDKGYSVFLDLKMHDIPNTVKGGADSITRLGVDMFNVHAAGGVKMMQAAHEGAAAAVQEVSGLRLPQIIAVTQLTSTDQTTLNHEIGIAGSVEQAVLNYAALAKQAGLHGVVASPLEVQAIKAACGAGFVTVTPGIRPAGSEAGDQSRVLTPGQAMEQGTDYIVVGRPITAAADPREAALQIIEEMNSHA encoded by the coding sequence ATGAGTTTGGATGGGAAAGCAGCGAACCGTTTGATGGTCGCGCTGGATTTTAAAACCGCGGGGGATGCCCGGACGCTGATTCAGCGTCTGGAGGGCATTCCCTGTTATATGAAGGTCGGCATGCAGCTTTATTATGCGGCCGGTCCGGAGTTCGTCCGGGAGCTGAAGGACAAAGGATATTCTGTGTTCCTGGATCTGAAAATGCACGATATCCCCAACACGGTCAAGGGTGGCGCGGACAGCATCACCCGCCTTGGTGTGGATATGTTTAACGTGCATGCCGCGGGCGGCGTCAAAATGATGCAGGCCGCCCATGAAGGCGCAGCGGCCGCCGTACAGGAGGTCAGCGGGCTGCGCCTGCCGCAGATCATTGCGGTCACGCAGCTGACCAGCACGGATCAAACGACGCTGAACCATGAAATCGGCATCGCCGGCAGCGTGGAGCAGGCCGTGCTGAACTATGCTGCACTGGCAAAGCAGGCGGGATTACACGGCGTGGTCGCCTCGCCGCTGGAAGTGCAGGCGATCAAAGCCGCCTGCGGAGCAGGTTTTGTAACGGTCACACCGGGCATCCGCCCGGCGGGCAGCGAAGCCGGCGACCAGTCCCGCGTTTTGACGCCTGGACAAGCTATGGAACAAGGGACGGACTACATCGTGGTAGGCCGTCCGATCACGGCAGCGGCAGATCCGAGAGAAGCCGCGCTGCAAATCATTGAGGAGATGAACTCGCATGCCTAA
- a CDS encoding dihydroorotase: MPLIITNANVLNGDGQLERKTIVTENGRITGIYEEGTGVWAAEEEVVDAGGKLVTPGFIDMHVHLREPGFEHKETIATGSLSAAKGGFTTIACMPNTRPITDDPETVKLVLDKAKEAGLVKVLPYAAITVNELGRELTDFAALKEAGAIGFTDDGVGVQNAQMMKDAMARAAAMNMPVIAHCEDNSLVEGAPVADGEFARKYGLKGIPNESEAIHVGRDILLAEATGVHYHVCHVSTEQSIRLIRQAKQIGINVTAEVCPHHLLLCEEDIPGLDANWKMNPPLRSRRDVEACIAALEDGTIDIVVTDHAPHSEEEKAKGMQLAPFGIVGFETAFPLLYTKFVATGLWTLQMLVQRMTADPARVFGLETGRLEVGAPADLTIVDLDTEKTVDPSTFASKGRNTPFGGWSLKGWPVATIVEGNISWAEDRVLN; the protein is encoded by the coding sequence ATGCCATTAATCATAACAAACGCCAATGTATTAAACGGAGACGGACAGCTGGAACGCAAAACGATCGTCACAGAGAACGGCCGGATCACCGGCATTTATGAGGAAGGAACGGGAGTCTGGGCTGCTGAAGAGGAGGTTGTAGATGCGGGCGGAAAGCTGGTGACGCCGGGATTTATCGACATGCACGTACACCTGCGCGAACCGGGTTTTGAACATAAAGAAACGATTGCGACAGGCAGTTTGTCAGCTGCCAAGGGCGGATTTACAACCATCGCCTGCATGCCGAACACCCGCCCAATTACGGACGATCCGGAAACGGTGAAGCTGGTGCTGGACAAAGCGAAGGAAGCAGGACTGGTCAAAGTGCTGCCTTACGCGGCGATCACGGTGAACGAGTTAGGACGCGAGCTGACGGACTTTGCAGCATTAAAAGAAGCGGGTGCCATCGGTTTCACGGATGATGGCGTAGGCGTGCAAAACGCGCAAATGATGAAGGATGCGATGGCGCGGGCAGCAGCGATGAACATGCCGGTTATCGCGCACTGCGAAGATAATTCCTTGGTGGAAGGCGCTCCGGTGGCGGATGGCGAGTTTGCCAGAAAATACGGTTTGAAGGGCATTCCGAACGAGTCGGAAGCGATCCACGTCGGACGCGACATTTTGCTGGCCGAAGCGACCGGGGTTCACTACCATGTGTGCCACGTCAGCACCGAGCAGTCGATCCGGCTGATCCGGCAGGCGAAGCAGATCGGCATTAACGTGACCGCAGAGGTTTGCCCGCATCACCTGCTGCTCTGCGAAGAGGATATTCCGGGTTTGGATGCCAACTGGAAAATGAACCCGCCGCTGCGGTCGCGACGCGACGTGGAAGCCTGCATTGCCGCGCTGGAGGACGGCACGATCGACATCGTCGTGACCGACCATGCCCCGCACAGCGAAGAAGAGAAAGCCAAAGGCATGCAGCTTGCCCCGTTTGGCATCGTCGGCTTTGAGACAGCTTTCCCTCTGCTCTACACGAAATTCGTGGCGACGGGGCTGTGGACGCTGCAAATGCTGGTTCAGCGCATGACGGCCGATCCGGCCCGCGTGTTCGGACTGGAGACGGGGCGCCTGGAGGTCGGCGCGCCGGCCGACCTGACGATTGTGGATCTGGACACGGAGAAGACCGTTGATCCGTCCACGTTTGCCAGCAAAGGACGCAATACGCCATTCGGAGGCTGGAGCCTCAAAGGCTGGCCGGTTGCAACGATTGTTGAAGGAAACATTTCTTGGGCCGAAGACCGCGTGCTCAACTAA
- the carB gene encoding carbamoyl-phosphate synthase large subunit encodes MPINKDLKKILVIGSGPIVIGQAAEFDYAGTQACQALKEEGVEVVLINSNPATIMTDTNMADKVYIEPITLDFVTQIIRQERPDGLLPTLGGQTGLNMAVELARAGVLERENVKLLGTQLNSIEKAEDRDLFRELMRELEQPVPESTIVTTLEEALDFAAEIGYPLIVRPAYTLGGTGGGICADEEELRETVSSGLRYSPISQCLVEKSIAGMKEVEYEVMRDANDNCIVVCNMENFDPVGVHTGDSIVVAPSQTLSDREYQMLRSASLKIIRALNIEGGCNVQFALDPQSFQYYVIEVNPRVSRSSALASKATGYPIAKMAAKIALGYTLDEIVNPVTGQTYACFEPTLDYIVSKIPRWPFDKFIHANRKLGTQMKATGEVMAIGRTFEESIHKAVRSLEIGTHRLYLKGAEKLDQETLDARLIKPDDERLFLIAEAFRRGYELQQIHDLTNVDWWFLDKIERIVGFEKTIGSEAELSRETLYEAKRMGFTDRSIAELRKLAGRSSHVMEQEVREYRLDSGLRPVYKMVDTCAAEFEATTPYYYSTYETENEVTASSKEKVVVLGSGPIRIGQGIEFDYSTVHAVWAIQNAGYEAVIINNNPETVSTDFNTSDRLYFEPLFFEDVMNVIEQEKPIGVIVQFGGQTAINLAAPLKAAGVNILGTSLESIDEAEDRKKFEALLSRLSIAQPQGSTVTSVDQAVDTAQGLGYPVLVRPSYVLGGRAMQIVYSDEELLQYMEEAVQINPEHPVLIDRYMMGKEVEVDAICDGETVLIPGIMEHVERAGVHSGDSIAVYPPQHLEQHLKDKIVEITIKIAKELKTVGLVNIQFVIYKNEVYVIEVNPRSSRTVPFLSKVTNIPMANLATKAILGTSLASQGYTEGLWPEPDYVSVKVPVFSFAKLRRVDTTLGPEMKSTGEVMGRDPQYAKALYKGLIGAGMKIPTTGAIIATVADKDKAEAIEMLKGFYNLGYKIIATGGTAGALEEQGLHVTTVHKLSEGTPNILDMIRTGQAHFVINTLTKGKEPARDGFRIRREAVENGVFCMTSLDTAAALLSMLQSINFSSQAMPSLPVGSIK; translated from the coding sequence ATGCCTATCAATAAAGACCTCAAGAAAATTCTGGTGATCGGCTCCGGTCCGATCGTCATCGGCCAAGCGGCGGAATTTGACTATGCCGGTACGCAAGCCTGCCAGGCTTTGAAAGAAGAAGGCGTCGAAGTAGTTTTGATCAACAGCAACCCGGCCACCATTATGACCGACACCAATATGGCTGACAAAGTGTATATCGAACCGATTACCTTGGATTTCGTGACGCAAATTATCCGTCAGGAGCGTCCGGACGGCCTTCTGCCGACCCTCGGCGGGCAAACCGGCCTGAATATGGCGGTAGAGCTGGCGCGTGCCGGCGTGCTGGAGAGAGAGAATGTCAAGCTGCTCGGTACGCAGCTCAACTCGATCGAGAAAGCGGAAGACCGCGATTTGTTCCGCGAGCTGATGCGCGAGCTGGAGCAGCCGGTGCCTGAAAGCACAATCGTCACTACGCTGGAAGAGGCGCTGGATTTCGCCGCGGAAATCGGCTATCCGCTGATCGTTCGTCCGGCTTACACGCTGGGCGGTACAGGCGGCGGCATCTGCGCGGACGAAGAGGAGCTGCGCGAGACGGTATCTTCCGGTCTGCGCTACAGCCCGATCTCCCAGTGTCTGGTCGAGAAGTCGATCGCCGGCATGAAGGAAGTCGAATATGAAGTGATGCGTGATGCGAACGACAACTGTATCGTTGTCTGCAACATGGAGAACTTTGATCCGGTCGGCGTACATACCGGCGACAGTATCGTTGTAGCGCCAAGCCAAACGTTGTCCGACCGTGAATATCAAATGCTGCGCTCGGCTTCCCTGAAGATTATCCGCGCGCTCAACATCGAAGGCGGCTGCAATGTGCAGTTCGCATTGGATCCGCAAAGCTTCCAATACTATGTCATCGAAGTGAACCCGCGGGTCAGCCGCTCCTCCGCGCTGGCCTCCAAAGCAACCGGCTATCCGATCGCGAAGATGGCTGCCAAAATCGCGCTTGGCTACACGCTGGACGAAATCGTCAACCCGGTAACAGGCCAAACTTATGCCTGCTTCGAGCCGACGCTTGATTACATCGTCAGCAAAATTCCGCGCTGGCCGTTTGATAAATTCATCCATGCCAACCGCAAGCTGGGCACGCAGATGAAAGCGACCGGCGAAGTGATGGCCATCGGGCGTACTTTTGAAGAGTCGATCCACAAGGCGGTCCGTTCGCTGGAGATAGGCACGCATCGCCTGTACTTGAAAGGCGCGGAGAAGCTGGATCAAGAGACGCTTGATGCCCGCCTGATCAAACCGGACGATGAACGTCTGTTCCTGATCGCGGAAGCTTTCCGCCGCGGGTACGAGCTGCAGCAGATTCACGACCTGACGAACGTCGACTGGTGGTTCCTCGATAAGATAGAACGGATTGTAGGCTTTGAGAAGACGATCGGCAGCGAAGCGGAATTAAGCCGTGAGACGCTGTATGAAGCGAAACGTATGGGCTTTACAGACCGGTCGATCGCCGAGCTGCGCAAGCTGGCGGGCCGCAGCAGCCATGTCATGGAGCAGGAAGTTCGCGAATATCGCTTGGACAGCGGCCTGCGCCCTGTCTACAAAATGGTAGATACCTGCGCGGCCGAGTTTGAAGCGACAACGCCATACTATTACTCGACTTACGAAACGGAAAATGAAGTAACGGCTTCCTCCAAAGAGAAAGTCGTGGTGCTCGGCTCCGGCCCGATCCGCATCGGTCAGGGCATCGAGTTCGACTACTCTACCGTTCATGCGGTATGGGCGATTCAAAACGCCGGCTATGAAGCGGTGATCATCAACAACAACCCGGAGACCGTATCAACGGACTTTAACACCTCAGACCGCCTGTATTTCGAGCCGCTGTTCTTTGAAGACGTCATGAACGTCATCGAACAGGAGAAACCGATCGGCGTTATTGTGCAGTTCGGCGGGCAAACAGCCATCAACCTGGCGGCTCCGCTGAAAGCAGCCGGCGTCAACATTCTGGGCACTTCGCTGGAAAGCATTGACGAAGCGGAGGATCGCAAGAAATTCGAAGCTTTGCTCTCCAGACTCAGCATTGCCCAGCCGCAGGGCAGCACGGTGACCTCGGTGGACCAGGCTGTAGATACGGCGCAGGGACTTGGTTATCCGGTGCTCGTCCGCCCGTCTTATGTCCTTGGCGGACGGGCCATGCAGATCGTCTACTCGGATGAAGAGCTGCTGCAGTACATGGAAGAAGCGGTGCAGATCAATCCGGAGCATCCGGTGCTGATCGACCGCTACATGATGGGCAAAGAGGTGGAGGTCGATGCGATCTGCGATGGTGAGACGGTTCTGATCCCGGGCATCATGGAGCATGTCGAACGCGCGGGTGTTCACTCCGGCGACTCGATTGCCGTGTATCCGCCTCAGCATCTGGAGCAGCATTTGAAAGATAAAATTGTAGAAATCACCATTAAAATAGCCAAAGAACTGAAGACGGTCGGTCTGGTCAACATCCAGTTCGTCATCTACAAAAATGAAGTGTATGTGATCGAAGTCAACCCGCGTTCTTCCCGGACGGTGCCGTTCCTGAGCAAGGTAACGAACATTCCGATGGCTAATCTGGCAACCAAAGCGATTCTCGGAACCTCGCTGGCAAGCCAAGGTTATACCGAAGGCTTATGGCCTGAACCGGACTATGTCTCGGTTAAAGTGCCGGTGTTCTCCTTCGCCAAGCTGCGCCGCGTTGACACGACGCTGGGGCCTGAAATGAAGTCGACCGGCGAAGTGATGGGCCGCGATCCTCAATACGCCAAAGCGCTCTACAAAGGATTGATCGGCGCAGGCATGAAGATTCCTACGACCGGCGCAATCATTGCAACGGTGGCGGATAAAGACAAAGCGGAAGCGATTGAGATGCTTAAAGGCTTCTATAATCTCGGTTACAAAATCATTGCCACAGGCGGCACAGCCGGAGCGCTGGAGGAGCAAGGGCTGCATGTGACAACAGTTCACAAGCTGAGCGAAGGAACGCCAAACATTCTGGATATGATTCGTACCGGTCAGGCCCACTTTGTGATCAATACGCTGACCAAAGGCAAAGAGCCGGCCAGAGACGGCTTCCGCATCCGCCGCGAAGCGGTGGAGAACGGCGTATTCTGTATGACCTCTCTCGATACGGCAGCAGCTCTGCTCAGCATGCTGCAGTCGATCAACTTCTCTTCCCAGGCAATGCCTTCTCTGCCGGTGGGCAGCATCAAGTAA